A window from Aquabacterium sp. NJ1 encodes these proteins:
- a CDS encoding YkgJ family cysteine cluster protein, translating to MDFTHPDGADSVIQRLIERKAEGRTESTARLAAIEKDMTPQWKAAMQARIVKLHHEAAAPRTKLPKLYAMMEEVAAVRAPHLACSAGCNACCRTIPVEISDLEARHIANMTGRAMASLPPGRHIVSGQSGKHVNTPCPFLVDNLCSIYEYRPYNCRSLAVVDRDALTCSEENTALTRAKDPRAVPVPMTKMQAFDPSYAALTDRAGTAWADIRQFFPTQSKPA from the coding sequence ATGGACTTCACACATCCAGACGGAGCTGACTCCGTTATCCAGCGCCTGATCGAACGCAAGGCTGAGGGCCGTACAGAGTCCACAGCGAGACTGGCCGCCATCGAGAAGGACATGACGCCCCAATGGAAGGCAGCCATGCAAGCCAGGATCGTGAAACTGCACCACGAGGCCGCCGCGCCCCGAACCAAGTTGCCCAAGCTCTACGCCATGATGGAAGAAGTCGCAGCAGTCAGGGCGCCTCATCTGGCCTGCTCGGCGGGCTGCAACGCTTGCTGCCGCACGATTCCCGTCGAAATCTCCGATCTGGAGGCACGTCACATTGCCAACATGACCGGCCGGGCCATGGCCTCTCTGCCGCCGGGCAGGCATATCGTTAGCGGCCAATCCGGCAAGCACGTGAACACGCCTTGCCCGTTCCTGGTCGACAACCTTTGCTCGATCTATGAGTACCGCCCCTACAACTGCCGATCCCTGGCCGTCGTTGACCGGGACGCGCTGACTTGCAGCGAAGAGAACACCGCCTTGACCCGCGCCAAGGACCCTCGCGCCGTGCCGGTCCCCATGACCAAGATGCAGGCCTTCGACCCCAGCTACGCGGCGCTGACAGACCGCGCCGGTACAGCCTGGGCGGACATCCGGCAATTCTTCCCGACACAGTCGAAACCGGCTTGA
- a CDS encoding YeeE/YedE family protein encodes MSEFTPVAGLMGGALIGTSAVFLLAFTGRLAGISNIAHGLITSLRQGKTLDSAWRFVFLLGMVAATWAYFQTTGATVNPRQHYPAGLLVLGGLLVGYGTSMGNGCTSGHGVCGLGRLSVRSLAATLTFMATGGLTVFVLRHVAHI; translated from the coding sequence ATGAGTGAATTCACCCCCGTCGCCGGTTTGATGGGCGGGGCCTTGATCGGCACCTCTGCCGTGTTCCTGCTGGCCTTCACGGGCCGGCTGGCCGGCATCAGCAACATCGCCCATGGGCTGATCACGAGCCTGCGCCAGGGCAAGACCCTGGACTCAGCCTGGCGTTTCGTGTTTCTGTTGGGCATGGTGGCTGCCACATGGGCTTACTTCCAGACCACGGGCGCCACCGTCAACCCTCGCCAGCACTACCCAGCTGGCTTGCTGGTCCTGGGCGGGCTGCTGGTCGGCTATGGCACCTCCATGGGCAACGGCTGCACCAGTGGGCATGGCGTCTGCGGGCTGGGTCGCTTGTCCGTGCGTTCCCTGGCCGCCACCCTCACCTTCATGGCCACGGGCGGCCTCACGGTATTCGTGTTGCGCCATGTCGCGCACATCTGA